A window of the Trichoderma asperellum chromosome 6, complete sequence genome harbors these coding sequences:
- a CDS encoding uncharacterized protein (BUSCO:EOG092D0C9Q), translating to MADYQYNSRAPPGQRQQRGYPDQNGNYQRDAAFSNIFGAAPPPGRSQTMTSASVPPMLDQGRTHTMSSASGMHRQPPPRPGQGYYNDREPAPRPRPVDHMANGNYPGQRSASGPQVPSPQAQYLQQQQQQARRPYPGPPAAGPRFDSRGPPLPSGGPRGPVQRPYQGGPPPALNSDAYRSQSLASMPRPQMYPGQNTYHQSSANHFRQAPYNNQQALSRTTAQGRVVPDRHDDRSMSLTGVYHPQDRDGTQTMSGRVIPNRRAPTDASSSSGYSAQTAHYAPMPGTQTRTATMTSTSSTVDHGRTFSMASMMSTASTITPSESDAGTLVQRPGRSRSIDSERPTTATTKIRAPLVYPALLSRVAECFRQKIIVGDRTKNELTYKNAFSGSEAVDVLSYIIRTTDRNLALLLGRSLDAQKFFHDVTYEHRLRDSQSEMYQFRESLMDEPEETPVNGVFVLLSECYSPTCTRDQLCYSIACPRRLEQVSRLNLKITSGLRKEDSANVNDDEVDKTDEQKLWINSVPKEVADAVSEREKKRQEVISEICYTERDFVKDLEYLRDFWIIPLRSKASPIPLQRRERVVKNIFSNIIDHPSVHSVSSRFASALTTRQQKDPIVQNIGDIFLEYVPQFEPFIFYGSRQLEAKFEFENERSINPFFSKLVDEIERRKESRKLELNGYLTKPTTRLARYPLLLENVLKYSEDGSPDKEDIPKVLTMIRDLLGRVNAESGKAENRFNLRRLQEQLRFRPNERVDLKLTEDGRELVFKSQFKKSPTDPAELTAFLFDHAVLLVRIKQNGKAEEVKAYRRPIPLELLAIREMEEVIPSDGGVKRSASSLLPAIRTNAGDTKKGEGWPITFRHLGKAGYELTVYASNQAARKKWLEHIDASQQRLRARADFFTTNIISSNFFGGTNQVNCVSPFDGGRKLLYGTDNGVYISDRKNKDAVPRRVLETASVTQIDILEEYQLLLVLSNKTLLSYSLSALTSDDPALAKRPKKIQNHCSFFKSGICMGRHLVCCVKSSTLSTTIKVFEPNDAMTKGKKQKGLGKLMGGGFDELRPFKEFYIPTESSSVHFLKSKLCVACARGFEVVSLETLETQSLLDQADTSLDFVARKEGAKPIHIERLNGEFLLNYSEFSFFVNRNGWRARPEWRIDWEGSPQNFALSYPWILAFEPNFVELRNIENGAVHIVPHKNIRMLHSSTHEIIFAYVDERGEDVVESIDFWKSSKRSDVFGAQPAS from the exons ATGGCCGACTACCAATATAATTCCCGGGCACCTCCTGGCCAACGCCAGCAGCGGGGCTACCCCGATCAGAACGGCAATTATCAACGGGATGCCGCGTTTTCAAACATCTTTGGTGCTGCCCCCCCTCCGGGAAGGTCGCAGACCATGACATCGGCCTCCGTCCCGCCAATGCTTGACCAAGGAAGGACACACACAATGTCATCTGCCTCTGGCATGCATCGCCAACCCCCCCCTCGTCCTGGCCAGGGGTACTATAACGACCGTGAACCGGCCCCGAGACCTCGGCCTGTCGATCACATGGCTAATGGCAACTATCCGGGCCAGCGCTCTGCTTCGGGGCCTCAAGTTCCTTCCCCTCAAGCACAAtacttgcagcagcagcagcagcaagctagGCGTCCATATCCAGGGCCTCCCGCTGCAGGGCCTCGATTCGACTCTCGTGGCCCGCCGCTACCATCCGGGGGTCCAAGGGGCCCAGTCCAGAGGCCATATCAAGGAGGACCGCCTCCTGCTCTGAACAGCGACGCATATCGATCGCAATCCCTAGCCTCCATGCCTCGCCCGCAGATGTATCCCGGGCAAAATACCTATCATCAGTCGTCTGCAAATCATTTCCGGCAAGCACCCTATAACAATCAACAAGCTCTCTCCAGGACAACCGCTCAAGGTAGGGTAGTCCCGGACCGCCATGATGACCGTTCAATGTCATTAACTGGTGTTTACCATCCTCAAGATCGAGATGGCACACAAACCATGAGTGGGCGAGTTATTCCTAACCGGCGAGCGCCGACCGATGCCAGCTCAAGCTCAGGGTACTCAGCCCAAACAGCCCACTATGCCCCTATGCCAGGGACGCAGACGCGGACAGCAACTATGACGTCTACAAGTAGCACTGTAGACCATGGAAGAACTTTCTCTATGGCTTCTATGATGTCTACAGCCTCAACCATAACCCCGTCTGAGTCTGATGCAGGCACGCTTGTTCAAAGAccaggaagaagcagatccATCGACAGCGAGCGCCCGACCActgcgacgacgaagatcCGAGCTCCGCTTGTATACCCGGCCCTTCTTTCACGGGTGGCCGAATGCTTTAGGCAGAAGATCATCGTGGGCGACAGAACGAAGAACGAGCTCACATATAAGAATGCTTTTTCTGGTTCAGAGGCAGTCGATGTACTATCTTACATCATTAGAACGACTGATCGAAATTTGGCGCTATTACTCGGCCGTTCGTTGGATGCTCAGAAATTCTTTCACGATGTCACGTACGAACATCGGCTACGAGACTCACAATCCGAAATGTACCAATTCCGAGAAAGTCTGATGGATGAGCCTGAAGAGACGCCTGTGAACGGCGTCTTTGTGCTGCTCTCAGAGTGTTATTCGCCTACTTGCACGAGAGATCAGCTCTGCTATTCTATTGCTTGCCCTAGAAGACTGGAGCAGGTTTCTAGGTTAAACCTGAAGATTACCTCTGGACTGCGCAAGGAAGACTCTGCTAATGTCAACGATGACGAGGTTGATAAAACTGATGAACAGAAGCTCTGGATCAATTCGGTGCCAAAGGAGGTTGCTGACGCAGTCAGTgagcgagaaaagaagcgaCAAGAGGTTATATCTGAAATTTGCTATACCGAACGAGATTTCGTCAAGGATCTCGAGTACCTGCGCGATTTCTGGATTATTCCTCTGCGGTCCAAGGCGTCGCCGATACCTCTCCAGCGGAGAGAGAGGGTTGTCAAGAATATCTTCAGCAACATCATTGACCACCCAAGTGTTCATAGTGTCAGCTCACGATTTGCAAGCGCTCTGACTACCCGACAACAGAAAGATCCTATCGTGCAGAATATCGGTGATATTTTCTTGGAGTATGTGCCACAATTTGAgccctttattttttacgGCTCTAGACAGCTGGAAGCCAAATTTGAGTTTGAAAACGAGCGTTCAATCAAccctttcttctccaagctcgTTGACGAAATTGAGCGGCGAAAAGAATCGAGAAAGCTGGAGCTTAACGGTTATCTCACCAAGCCAACAACGCGTTTGGCCAGATatcctctgctgctggagaatgTGTTGAAATACTCGGAAGATGGCAGCCCCGACAAGGAAGATATTCCAAAGGTTCTCACGATGATCCGAGATCTTTTAGGAAGAGTGAATGCAGAGTCTGGCAAAGCCGAGAACCGGTTCAACTTGCGAAGACTTCAGGAACAGCTTCGATTCCGACCTAACGAGCGGGTCGACTTGAAGCTTACTGAAGATGGCCGCGAACTTGTGTTCAAGAGTCAGTTCAAGAAGTCTCCTACTGACCCAGCTGAGTTGACGGCTTTCCTATTCGATCATGCCGTTTTGCTCGTTCGCATAAAGCAGAATGGTAAGGCCGAAGAGGTTAAGGCATATCGACGACCAATTCCCCTGGAGCTGCTTGCCATTCGAGAAATGGAAGAGGTGATCCCGTCAGACGGTGGCGTTAAGCGATCGGCATCTAGCTTGCTGCCGGCTATACGAACCAATGCGGGAGACAccaaaaaaggagaaggctggCCCATTACCTTTAGGCATCTTGGCAAAGCTGGATATGAGCTCACGGTCTATGCTTCTAATCAGGCAGCGCGAAAAAAGTGGCTCGAACACATTGATGCTTCACAACAGCGGCTCCGAGCGCGAGCCGACTTCTTCACGACCAATATTATCTCTAGCAACTTCTTTGGTGGAACAAACCAGGTTAACTGTGTCTCACCATTTG ACGGAGGCCGCAAACTTCTTTATGGCACTGACAACGGTGTCTATATCTCGGACCGCAAGAACAAGGATGCGGTTCCTCGACGTGTCCTAGAAACAGCCAGTGTCACCCAGATTGATATTCTTGAAGAATACCAGCTTCTCCTTGTTCTATCAAATAAGACGCTACTCTCTTACTCGCTTTCTGCCCTGACGTCTGACGATCCTGCTCTGGCTAAGAGACCTAAGAAGATTCAAAACCACTGTAGCTTCTTCAAGTCTGGCATCTGTATGGGTCGACATCTCGTGTGCTGCGTCAAGTCGTCAACACTATCTACTACGATTAAAGTGTTTGAGCCCAATGATGCTATGACCAAaggcaagaagcagaagggtCTTGGAAAGCTCATGGGTGGTGGTTTTGATGAACTGAGGCCATTCAAGGAGTTCTACATTCCCACAGAATCGTCTTCTGTGCACTTCCTAAAGTCGAAACTGTGCGTGGCATGTGCCAGGGGCTTTGAAGTCGTCTCGCTCGAGACACTAGAAACGCAGTCGCTGCTTGACCAGGCAGATACCTCCTTGGATTTCGTGGCCCGCAAAGAAGGAGCTAAGCCCATCCACATCGAACGTCTCAACGGAGAATTTCTGCTCAACTACTCCGaattttccttctttgtcAACCGAAATGGCTGGAGAGCTCGACCAGAGTGGAGAATTGATTGGGAAGGTTCACCTCAGAACTTCGCGCTTAGCTACCCCTGGATTCTTGCATTTGAGCCGAACTTTGTTGAGTTGCGCAATATTGAGAATGGTGCTGTGCATATTGTACCTCATAAGAATATCAGGATGCTTCACAGCAGCACTCACGAG ATTATATTCGCATATGTAGATGAACGAGGGGAGGATGTAGTAGAATCCATCGATTTTTGGAAGAGCAGCAAGCGATCGGACGTGTTTGGCGCACAACCGGCCTCATAA
- a CDS encoding uncharacterized protein (EggNog:ENOG41), which yields MPLESMAGTSDRPHILTSLGHQQDPSRPKPVSASTLASIEKQRRDFVRGLGPCRSGCDDLDDYVLLSGGFERGSVVGISAEDEDGVGVMLGLQVLACSLLDKAVQKVQVITPKPPSTIVVLLKNAITAELKAKNVSAADEIAARRKDCLDRIMLSRVFDMDGLDEVLADLDATTAASGGGEMQSAKETTIVTAAQSGSTAGGGGDAGDAGDAGDAGDAGDAGDAIITSIEEQKPQEASVVAEIQDSQDEDETPSPPPSPVTIPQPPQLQSHDISNTKDAKTEPDTHNAAKIQIDENDAKATPPDILLITHFSSLLTSFFTQRDKPAAHAALRLLATRLRRLSRTLPSNPLVILINSTDSGAHASESHSHENLNLNLNSTLQLPEQQSAAASSSSSSSTAYKSASSTDPTLRSIFSPAQASASYKANKPTFGLVFTQLLGLHLLCTRAPRPSGVAPSSLRAMTVVEVLLDEIGFWEGERGRRKRREQRWTVVVFHNGRVLSISGGERKRENQS from the exons ATGCCATTAGAGAGCATGGCGGGAACCTCGGATCGTCCTCACATTCTCACCTCACTGGGCCATCAACAAGACCCTTCACGGCCCAAGCCCGTGTCGGCCTCAACTCTTGCGAGCATTGAGAAGCAGCGGCGCGATTTTGTGAGAGGCCTGGGGCCGTGTCGGAGTGGATGTGACGATCTGGACGATTatgttcttctttctggcGGCTTTGAGCGAGGGAGCGTTGTGGGGATAAGcgcagaggatgaagatggagtgGGCGTGATG CTGGGGCTCCAAGTGTTGGCATGTTCTCTCCTCGACAAGGCCGTTCAAAAAGTTCAGGTCATTACACCCAAACCGCCGAGCACCATCGTCGTCTTGCTGAAAAACGCCATCACGGCCGAGCTCAAGGCAAAAAATGTCTCGGCCGCCGATGAAATTGCGGCCCGGAGGAAAGACTGTCTGGATCGCATCATGCTGTCGCGCGTCTTCGATATGGATGGCCTGGATGAGGTGTTGGCGGATTTGGACGCCACGACTGCTGCCTCTGGAGGTGGGGAGATGCAATCAGCTAAAGAGACGACTATTGTAACAGCAGCACAGTCTGGTTCtactgctggtggtggtggtgatgccggtgatgctggtgatgctggtgatgccggtgatgctggtgatgctggtgatgctATTATCACGAGCATAGAGGAGCAGAAGCCACAGGAAGCGTCTGTCGTCGCCGAGATTCAAGATAgccaagacgaagacgaaacgccgtcaccaccaccatctccaGTAACGATACCTCAACCTCCTCAACTTCAATCTCACGATATCTCCAATACGAAAGATGCAAAAACAGAGCCGGACACCCACAACGCTGCCAAAATCCAAATCGACGAAAACGACGCCAAAGCCACTCCTCCCGACATCCTCCTCATAACCCACTTCTCCTCCCTCCTTACCAGCTTCTTCACCCAGCGCGACAAACCAGCCGCCCACGCCGCTCTTCGTCTCCTAGCCACCCGCCTCCGCCGTCTCTCCAGAACTCTCCCCTCAAACcccctcgtcatcctcatcaactCCACAGATTCCGGCGCCCACGCCTCAGAATCTCACAGCCATGAGAACCTAAACCTGAACCTGAACTCGACCCTGCAGTTACCAGAGCAACAGTCCGCCGctgcttcatcatcgtcgtcgtcgtccaccGCCTACAAATCGGCTTCTTCTACCGACCCGACTCTGCGGTCCATCTTCAGCCCCGCCCAGGCCAGCGCATCTTACAAGGCGAACAAGCCAACCTTTGGCCTCGTCTTTACCCAGCTCCTTGGTCTCCACCTCCTTTGCACGCGAGCTCCGCGTCCCAGCGGAGTTGCACCTTCTTCGCTCCGTGCTATGACGGTCGTGGAGGTGCTGCTGGATGAAATAGGCTTCTGGGAAGGGGAAAGGGGgcggagaaagaggagagaacaGCGTTGGACGGTTGTGGTTTTTCACAATGGTCGTGTTCTTAGTATCTCCGGCggtgagagaaagagagaaaaccaGTCATGA
- a CDS encoding uncharacterized protein (EggNog:ENOG41), translated as MLMPSPIGQQPASQPPRLSFNGDLNDNNSDSLASNNPFRNMRTASPSFPTTPTSPFADPMPSSRPLSRNPFLDQPLAPRPVDNLAAAGAAGPDKTQSLTAEDIFGSLTLDDSPAFSLKQPPGDSQPKKRPTDRPAPPRRESESQASSKHRPTRSQEEALRARKPPPKNAPSSTTRPSLLDDSPPRKPVQRRPRRNSDSSVMDFDLTAEEKRMIEAKRREKSKAKQRPSRKMDIIDQLDATSIYGTGLFHHDGPFDALNPHRNRQNSKKLSPMQAFPEGSLNNTLGGSGPLNAQADHSNFMGHGSDEAFRDYAASGKSKSREPVIFDSSSRASLVHGDESHGLGTSTFLEGTPAARSAIVRRNAEQAQEFAEGGLQRKKSVAQRIKNRVRPDYSNRPMPGHGRYESDDFGEFGGREDVRAPRPPPREREREREREARPSPPLKPRQNSAAGALEGRSAEALPSPSDEAPAKPSGLLGRMKSLKGGRRPTRNAEAPGMAT; from the exons ATGCTGATGCCGTCTCCTATAGGGCAGCAACCCGCCTCGCAGCCGCCCAGGCTGTCGTTCAACGGCGACCTCAATGATAATAACAGCGATAGCCTCGCCTCCAACAATCCCTTCCGCAACATGCGCACTGCTTCTCCATCCTTCCCCACGACGCCTACATCGCCCTTTGCCGACCCGATGCCGTCCTCACGCCCTCTATCGCGGAACCCTTTCTTGGACCAGCCTCTAGCACCACGGCCGGTTGACAacctggctgctgctggtgctgctggtccCGACAAGACTCAGTCTCTCACTGCTGAAGACATCTTT GGATCTCTGACGCTCGACGACTCTCCTGCCTTTTCACTAAAGCAGCCGCCTGGCGACTCGCAGCCCAAGAAGCGTCCTACAGACcggccagctcctcctcgtcgtgAAAGCGAAAGCCAGGCATCCAGCAAGCATCGCCCTACCCGCTCTCAGGAAGAGGCCCTGAGAGCCCGCAAGCCACCCCCAAAGAACGCCCCGTCGAGCACTACCCGCCCAAGCCTCTTGGACGATTCGCCGCCTCGTAAGCCGGTGCAGCGACGCCCGAGGCGCAACTCTGATTCATCAGTCATGGATTTTGATCTCActgctgaagagaagaggatgattgAGGCCAAGCGTCgggagaagagcaaggccAAGCAGCGCCCCAGCCGCAAAATGGACATTATTGATCAGCTGGACGCCACCAGCATTTATGGAACAGGCT TATTCCATCACGATGGGCCTTTTGACGCCCTCAACCCTCACCGAAATCGCCAGAACAGCAAGAAACTGTCTCCGATGCAAGCCTTCCCAGAGGGCTCTCTTAACAACACACTTGGCGGTTCCGGCCCACTCAACGCCCAGGCTGACCATTCGAACTTTATGGGCCACGGCTCTGACGAGGCATTCCGTGACTATGCCGCTAGCGGCAAGAGCAAGAGTCGAGAACCCGTTATCTTTGACTCATCGTCTCGTGCCAGTTTGGTGCACGGAGACGAGTCTCATGGACTAGGCACCTCAACCTTCCTTGAAGGAACGCCGGCCGCAAGATCGGCCATTGTCCGCCGAAACGCAGAGCAGGCTCAGGAGTTTGCTGAAGGTGGCTTGCAGCGGAAGAAGTCTGTAGCACAGAGAATCAAAAACAGGGTGCGACCAGACTACAGCAACAGACCCATGCCTGGCCACGGCCGGTATGAATCCGACGACTTTGGCGAGTTTGGCGGTCGTGAAGATGTCAGAGCCCCGAGACCTCCTCCTCGTGAGCGTGAACGCGAGCGTGAGCGCGAGGCCAGGCCATCACCGCCACTGAAGCCACGACAAAACTCAGCAGCAGGTGCGTTGGAGGGACGAAGCGCGGAGGCACTACCATCTCCATCCGACGAGGCTCCCGCCAAGCCATCAGGCCTCTTGGGCCGAATGAAGAGTTTGAAGGGAGGCAGGCGACCAACCAGGAATGCCGAGGCACCGGGGATGGCTACCTAA
- a CDS encoding uncharacterized protein (EggNog:ENOG41), translated as MSANGFYFGQQPASQPPRLSFNGDLNDNNSDSLASNNPFRNMRTASPSFPTTPTSPFADPMPSSRPLSRNPFLDQPLAPRPVDNLAAAGAAGPDKTQSLTAEDIFGSLTLDDSPAFSLKQPPGDSQPKKRPTDRPAPPRRESESQASSKHRPTRSQEEALRARKPPPKNAPSSTTRPSLLDDSPPRKPVQRRPRRNSDSSVMDFDLTAEEKRMIEAKRREKSKAKQRPSRKMDIIDQLDATSIYGTGLFHHDGPFDALNPHRNRQNSKKLSPMQAFPEGSLNNTLGGSGPLNAQADHSNFMGHGSDEAFRDYAASGKSKSREPVIFDSSSRASLVHGDESHGLGTSTFLEGTPAARSAIVRRNAEQAQEFAEGGLQRKKSVAQRIKNRVRPDYSNRPMPGHGRYESDDFGEFGGREDVRAPRPPPREREREREREARPSPPLKPRQNSAAGALEGRSAEALPSPSDEAPAKPSGLLGRMKSLKGGRRPTRNAEAPGMAT; from the exons ATGTCCGCCAACGGCTTCTACTTCG GGCAGCAACCCGCCTCGCAGCCGCCCAGGCTGTCGTTCAACGGCGACCTCAATGATAATAACAGCGATAGCCTCGCCTCCAACAATCCCTTCCGCAACATGCGCACTGCTTCTCCATCCTTCCCCACGACGCCTACATCGCCCTTTGCCGACCCGATGCCGTCCTCACGCCCTCTATCGCGGAACCCTTTCTTGGACCAGCCTCTAGCACCACGGCCGGTTGACAacctggctgctgctggtgctgctggtccCGACAAGACTCAGTCTCTCACTGCTGAAGACATCTTT GGATCTCTGACGCTCGACGACTCTCCTGCCTTTTCACTAAAGCAGCCGCCTGGCGACTCGCAGCCCAAGAAGCGTCCTACAGACcggccagctcctcctcgtcgtgAAAGCGAAAGCCAGGCATCCAGCAAGCATCGCCCTACCCGCTCTCAGGAAGAGGCCCTGAGAGCCCGCAAGCCACCCCCAAAGAACGCCCCGTCGAGCACTACCCGCCCAAGCCTCTTGGACGATTCGCCGCCTCGTAAGCCGGTGCAGCGACGCCCGAGGCGCAACTCTGATTCATCAGTCATGGATTTTGATCTCActgctgaagagaagaggatgattgAGGCCAAGCGTCgggagaagagcaaggccAAGCAGCGCCCCAGCCGCAAAATGGACATTATTGATCAGCTGGACGCCACCAGCATTTATGGAACAGGCT TATTCCATCACGATGGGCCTTTTGACGCCCTCAACCCTCACCGAAATCGCCAGAACAGCAAGAAACTGTCTCCGATGCAAGCCTTCCCAGAGGGCTCTCTTAACAACACACTTGGCGGTTCCGGCCCACTCAACGCCCAGGCTGACCATTCGAACTTTATGGGCCACGGCTCTGACGAGGCATTCCGTGACTATGCCGCTAGCGGCAAGAGCAAGAGTCGAGAACCCGTTATCTTTGACTCATCGTCTCGTGCCAGTTTGGTGCACGGAGACGAGTCTCATGGACTAGGCACCTCAACCTTCCTTGAAGGAACGCCGGCCGCAAGATCGGCCATTGTCCGCCGAAACGCAGAGCAGGCTCAGGAGTTTGCTGAAGGTGGCTTGCAGCGGAAGAAGTCTGTAGCACAGAGAATCAAAAACAGGGTGCGACCAGACTACAGCAACAGACCCATGCCTGGCCACGGCCGGTATGAATCCGACGACTTTGGCGAGTTTGGCGGTCGTGAAGATGTCAGAGCCCCGAGACCTCCTCCTCGTGAGCGTGAACGCGAGCGTGAGCGCGAGGCCAGGCCATCACCGCCACTGAAGCCACGACAAAACTCAGCAGCAGGTGCGTTGGAGGGACGAAGCGCGGAGGCACTACCATCTCCATCCGACGAGGCTCCCGCCAAGCCATCAGGCCTCTTGGGCCGAATGAAGAGTTTGAAGGGAGGCAGGCGACCAACCAGGAATGCCGAGGCACCGGGGATGGCTACCTAA